A region from the Diadema setosum chromosome 17, eeDiaSeto1, whole genome shotgun sequence genome encodes:
- the LOC140240598 gene encoding uncharacterized protein, with translation MFDELLIRLTPHLQKKDTHFRKAIPPGFNLYVFLRHLATGATYAELGYNFRLGKETIQKFVPDVARAIVDEYAAEVISLPTTNEGWLAVAGDFEARWNLPHCLGALDGKHIRIQKPKNSGSLYFNYKQFFSVVLMALVDSKYQFVWIDVGGVGHQSDAQIYNNSELKECIDAGTLGIPDPAPLLHDDDGYPMPYFCVGDDAFAVRTYMMKR, from the coding sequence ATGTTTGATGAGCTGTTGATCAGGCTTACACCCCACCTGCAGAAGAAGGACACCCACTTCAGGAAGGCCATTCCCCCTGGTTTCAATTTGTACGTCTTCCTGCGCCATCTCGCCACTGGGGCCACTTATGCCGAGCTGGGTTACAACTTCCGATTGGGCAAGGAAACCATCCAGAAGTTTGTCCCTGATGTAGCCAGAGCGATAGTGGATGAGTATGCTGCAGAAGTCATCTCCCTCCCCACAACCAATGAAGGCTGGCTTGCGGTTGCAGGTGATTTTGAAGCCAGATGGAATCTTCCTCACTGTCTGGGAGCCTTGGATGGAAAGCACATCCGTATTCAGAAGCCCAAGAACTCTGGCAGCCTTTACTTCAACTACAAGCAGTTCTTCTCGGTTGTCCTAATGGCTCTCGTAGATTCAAAGTACCAGTTCGTGTGGATCGATGTGGGTGGGGTTGGCCATCAATCTGATGCCCAGATCTACAACAACAGTGAACTGAAGGAGTGCATTGATGCTGGCACTTTAGGCATCCCAGATCCAGCTCCTCTACTCCATGATGATGACGGCTACCCTATGCCGTACTTTTGCGTGGGAGACGATGCCTTTGCCGTGAGGACGTACATGATGAAACGCTAA